A stretch of the Argentina anserina chromosome 6, drPotAnse1.1, whole genome shotgun sequence genome encodes the following:
- the LOC126799487 gene encoding biogenesis of lysosome-related organelles complex 1 subunit 2 has protein sequence MAAKDELAESLNDLFASVSTMIQSELQGTTNQVELLEKMNLRVAEEYKGYGDVAAGLSVFVEQLKSKSGSFDEYVKQIDVIDQQVTEFEATVSVLDRYVAMLESKVQSVYHSPSSS, from the exons ATGGCTGCGAAAGACGAGCTCGCCGAGTCTCTCAACGACCTCTTCGCCAGCGTCTCCACCATGATCCAATCCGAGCTCCAG GGAACAACCAACCAGGTGGAGCtgttagagaagatgaatcTGAGAGTGGCCGAGGAATACAAAGGCTACGGCGACGTGGCCGCCGGTCTCAGCGTCTTCGTGGAGCAGCTCAAGTCCAAAAGCGGCAGCTTCGACGAGTATGTCAAGCAGATTGATGTCATCGACCAGCAGGTCACCGAGTTCGAAGCTACGGTTTCAGTGCTCGATCGATATGTGGCCATGTTAGAGTCCAAAGTTCAATCTGTTTACCACAGTCCGTCTTCTTCCTAG
- the LOC126798649 gene encoding WPP domain-interacting tail-anchored protein 1 — protein sequence MDYEGGQEASVSGNDVNVDVSVVELDRVEGVEKFSSGVVKGELDDVREVIVGVERDLECISEKLLNLSGFTMHVASKESDFDAFISKEEETPVDSAEKALEFTFLCGILDSEVTELDKLLAMLQMEITASQDLLSPYAYLGDTFAVMEKELQDSEQHLKQLQEHVSEIRMQSLKFKSTFPCSDGEENWNSDKGVRHFEDDIISSKNVQTAEQQRHILQMLEKSLAIEMNLERKLTESKHIEEDLNLRLLSSEREANCMENEAADVWERWLEADNASAVMTAISKELLGRLQALQLKLNGSVHRESELQLKVDELLKAKENSLQKLESSNARVNDFFHAQTESLKDSLKEAEDKLIIANSDAFTLSEKVSSLEDEISEMGNVITDLKEKQSKAEGRAQKAEAQCKLLTETNTELNEEFALLKTQLTEPDIRLQHAVATAEASQEKQNMLNSTIRDMENVIKDLKQNVLKAECRADSVEDKCIIISETNAALNEEVSFLTGRLKCMEATLHQAQEAKIATATDIGVRTKVITNLIVQLAFERERLHKQMSSLSMENKTLKLQINNSPSVVMQNDGRGNDENFMLSKHDFAAGSKDSWEEADKLSAVSSKLDRTQKNASIDTEVGRADTVRRVDAGVLNFKHVLVAMLIVLISAAACFFTQQDPI from the exons ATGGATTATGAGGGTGGTCAGGAAGCAAGTGTTTCTGGCAATGATGTTAATGTTGATGTCTCGGTGGTGGAGTTGGACAGGGTGGAGGGTGTTGAAAAGTTCTCGTCTGGTGTGGTTAAGGGGGAATTAGATGATGTGCGCGAGGTTATAGTTGGGGTTGAAAGGGATCTAGAATGTATTTCTGAAAAGTTGCTTAATTTGAGTGGTTTTACAATGCATGTGGCTAGCAAGGAGAGTGACTTTGACGCTTTTATATCTAAGGAAGAGGAGACGCCAGTTGATTCTGCTGAGAAGGCACTAGAGTTCACTTTCTTATGTGGAATTTTAGACTCTGAGGTGACTGAATTGGATAAGCTCTTGGCTATGCTTCAAATGGAGATCACGGCTTCCCAGGACCTACTATCTCCGTACGCATACTTGGGGGACACATTTGCTGTAATGGAAAAAGAGCTGCAGGATTCTGAGCAGCACTTAAAGCAGTTGCAAGAACATGTCTCTGAAATCAGGATGCAATCTCTGAAGTTCAAGAGCACCTTTCCATGCTCTGATGGAGAAGAGAATT GGAATAGCGACAAAGGAGTGCGCCATTTTGAAGATGATATAATTTCAAGCAAAAATGTGCAAACTGCTGAACAGCAGAGACATATTTTGCAGATGTTAGAGAAATCTTTGGCTATAGAAATGAACCTTGAAAGAAAATTGACAGAATCAAAACACATTGAAGAGGATCTAAATCTGAGGTTGCTCTCTTCAGAAAGAGAGGCAAATTGCATGGAGAATGAAGCAGCAGATGTTTGGGAGAGGTGGTTAGAGGCAGATAATGCATCTGCGGTCATGACGGCTATATCAAAGGAACTGCTAGGTAGACTCCAGGCTCTCCAGCTTAAATTAAATGGTTCAGTTCATCGAGAAAGTGAGCTACAATTGAAGGTGGATGAGCTCCTTAAAGCCAAGGAAAACTCCTTGCAGAAGCTTGAAAGTAGCAATGCAAGAGTTAATGACTTCTTTCACGCACAGACGGAGAGCTTGAAAGACAGCTTGAAGGAAGCTGAAGATAAGTTAATTATTGCTAATTCTGATGCCTTTACTCTGAGCGAAAAAGTGAGTTCGCTTGAAGATGAAATCAGTGAAATGGGAAATGTTATTACAGATTTGAAAGAGAAACAATCAAAAGCTGAAGGTAGGGCTCAGAAAGCAGAAGCCCAGTGCAAATTGTTGACAGAGACTAACACTGAACTTAATGAAGAGTTTGCACTTCTTAAGACGCAATTAACAGAACCTGACATTCGGTTGCAGCATGCAGTGGCAACTGCTGAAGCTAGCcaggaaaaacaaaacatgttGAATTCAACTATTAGGGATATGGAAAATGTGATAAAGGATCTAAAGCAGAATGTTTTAAAAGCCGAATGTCGGGCCGATAGTGTAGAGGACAAGTGtataataatatctgaaaccAATGCAGCATTAAATGAGGAAGTAAGCTTTCTGACGGGTAGATTGAAATGCATGGAGGCAACTTTGCATCAAGCTCAGGAAGCAAAAATAGCTACTGCAACTGATATTGGAGTCCGGACAAAAGTTATTACAAACTTGATTGTGCAACTTGCTTTTGAAAGAGAACGCCTTCATAAACAG ATGTCTTCTTTATCAATGGAGAACAAGACTCTAAAGTTGCAAATAAACAATAGTCCATCTGTGGTAATGCAAAATGATGGAAGAGGAAATGATGAAAACTTCATGCTCTCAAAGCACGATTTTGCTGCTGGTTCAAAAGATAGTTGGGAGGAAGCTGATAAGTTGTCTGCTGTCAGTTCTAAG CTGGATAGGACTCAGAAAAATGCTTCTATAGATACTGAAGTGGGACGGGCTGATACTGTGAGGAGAGTTGATGCAGGAGTTCTAAATTTTAAGCATGTACTTGTGGCGATGCTCATTGTACTGATTTCAGCTGCAGCTTGTTTCTTTACTCAACAAGACCCAATTTGA
- the LOC126797437 gene encoding uncharacterized protein LOC126797437: protein MTTAMGPPPPPPQLSEISTDSEALENVPMETTPHSSTEMKPPMGPPPPKNPSPPPPPENPNPAEDSETAPPEKSKQQSQGLAVPYSIPPWSGAPCHPFQLEVLKDGAIVDQFDVYEKGAYMFGRVDLCDFVLEHPTISRFHAVLQFNTSGDAYLYDLGSTHGTSVNKKQVSKKVYVDLHVGDVIRFGHSSRLYIFQGPSELMPPEKDLKVLREYKMHEDILDQQASLQRARLEASLADGISWGMGEDAIMEEAEDDGEEVTWQTYKGQLTEKQIKTRDKITKRMEKIAHMKKEIDAIRAKDISQGGLTQGQQTQIARNEQRTEQILEELENLEETLNESIRESLGARVGKRSHGKKKGAIEEEEELFSDDDEFYDRTKKPSSKKASENPSIETADTLLDKRDAITKEMENKKELLLNEENRLALETADATDDGDALDAYMSGVSSKLVLDKTEQLEKELSDLQSEYDRVVFLLKIADPTGEAAKKRETKVLPENPETSAATIKKQHPPKPKKTCPPESSGGSIKIGERTDVIVAPSIKLESGEVLDDATEEKSVVYTVQKPQWLGAGVDKVEESHQAAAAPPMNLEESEVFVDYKDRKKVLNNEDNMESGIENAAPGLIIRKRKQVPESEGRDDSHQESTSSSTGVGLVAEDAVALLLKHNKGYYASEGGNSSESQDTSQEKKQSKGKKPKKRVLGPERPSFLDSDSTEAWVPPEGQSGDGRTSLNDRYGY from the exons ATGACGACGGCGATGggtcctccgccgccgcctccTCAGCTCTCCGAAATCTCCACCGACTCCGAAGCCCTAGAAAACGTCCCGATGGAGACCACTCCCCATTCCTCAACTGAAATGAAGCCCCCGATGGGCCCTCCACCTCCCAAAAACCCtagtcctcctcctcctcccgaAAACCCTAACCCCGCGGAAGACTCCGAAACCGCGCCGCCGGAGAAATCGAAGCAGCAATCGCAAGGCCTCGCCGTCCCTTACTCGATCCCTCCGTGGAGCGGAGCTCCCTGCCACCCGTTTCAGCTCGAGGTCCTCAAAGACGGCGCCATTGTTGATCAATTCGACGT GTATGAAAAAGGAGCATACATGTTTGGCAGGGTCGACCTATGTGATTTTGTTCTGGAGCACCCCACTATCTCTCGATTTCATGCCG TGCTGCAGTTCAACACGAGTGGAGATGCATACCTTTATGACCTTGGCAGTACTCACGGTACATCTGTTAACAAGAAACAG GTCAGCAAAAAGGTATATGTAGACTTGCATGTTGGTGATGTCATTCGTTTTGGGCA TTCATCTCGTCTATACATTTTCCAAGGACCTTCTGAGTTGATGCCACCA GAAAAAGACTTGAAAGTGTTAAGAGAGTACAAGATGCATGAAGATATTCTTGATCAGCAGGCATCACTTCAACGAGCAAGACTCGAAGCTTCTCTTGCTGATGGCATCTCTTGGGGTATGGGAGAGGATGCCATCATGGAAGAAGCCGAG GATGATGGTGAGGAAGTAACTTGGCAAACATACAAAGGACAGCTTACGGAAAAGCAGATTAAAACCCGTGATAAAATAACTAAAAGAATGGAAAAG ATTGCTCATATGAAAAAGGAGATAGATGCTATTCGTGCTAAAGACATCTCTCAAGGGGGATTGACGCAAGGGCAACAAACTCAGATTGCTCGGAATGAACAAAGAACAGAACAG ATTCTGGAAGAGCTTGAAAATTTGGAAGAGACCTTGAATGAGAGTATACGAGAAAGTTTAGGTGCACGTGTTGGGAAGCGATCTCATGGTAAGAAGAAAGGAgcaattgaagaagaagaagaactttTCAG tgatgatgatgaattttATGACCGGACAAAGAAGCCTTCTAGCAAAAAGGCTAGTGAAAACCCATCAATTGAAACCGCTGATACTCTTCTTGATAAGAGAGATGCAATCACAAAAGAAATGGAAAACAAGAAAGAGCTGCTTTTAAATGAGGAAAACAGGCTGGCATTAGAAACTGCAGATGCTACAGATGATGGAGACGCACTGGATGCATACATGTCTGGGGTTTCATCTAAGCTAG tGCTGGATAAAACTGAGCAATTGGAAAAGGAACTCTCAGATCTCCAGTCCGAATATGATAGGGTAGTCTTCCTTTTGAAGATTGCTGATCCAACAGGTGAAGCAGCcaagaaaagggaaacaaaagtGCTTCCCGAAAACCCTGAAACTTCTGCTGCTACCATCAAGAAGCAACATCCACCTAAACCAAAGAAAACCTGTCCGCCTGAAAGTTCAGGTGGCTCTATAAAGATAGGGGAAAGAACAGATGTGATTGTTGCTCCTAGCATAAAGCTGGAGTCTGGTGAGGTTCTTGATGATGCAACTGAAGAAAAAAGTGTTGTGTATACTGTTCAAAAACCCCAGTGGCTAGGAGCTGGAGTGGACAAGGTTGAGGAGAGTCATCAAGCGGCAGCAGCACCACCTATGAATCTAGAGGAGTCTGAAGTATTTGTGGACTATAAAGACAGGAAGAAGGTTTTAAACAATGAAGATAACATGGAGTCTGGGATTGAAAATGCTGCCCCCGGTTTGATTATAAGGAAACGAAAACAAGTTCCTGAATCTGAAGGTAGAGATGATTCTCATCAAGAGTCAACATCTTCCTCCACAGGAGTTGGACTCGTGGCAGAGGATGCTGTAGCATTATTGTTAAAGCACAACAAAGGCTATTATGCATCAGAAGGTGGCAATTCCTCTGAGAGCCAAGATACTTCTCAAGagaaaaaacagagcaagGGTAAGAAGCCCAAAAAGAGAGTACTTGGTCCCGAGAGACCTTCATTTCTTGATAGTGATTCTACTGAAGCATGGGTACCTCCTGAAG GACAATCTGGAGATGGACGAACATCCTTGAACGATCGTTATGGCTACTAA
- the LOC126799988 gene encoding amino acid transporter AVT6B-like: MASESKQNDSDERAPLLRKTQPEGEDVVRTENYSGASYYGSVFNLTCTIVGSGIMSLPATLKLLGLIPGIVLIILVSFIIEASVELLLRFSKEGSAVSYGDVMAHAYGWIGKTVLQITIVIYSIGTLIVYMIIIEDVLSGSTSLHGVHHTGILEGWFGEHWWTGRAFVLVAVTIIIFLPLMFVERIDSAKYVSLISVGLALVFLFVVVGVTVYKLVDGSIERPKMFPNVTDSVSFFKIFTAVPVIVFAYVCHYNVHAIQNELEDSSQMQAVVHSSLSLCAVVYVMTGLFGFLLFGESTISDLLSNFDTDLGIPYSWLFNDIIRISYAAHVILVFPIIFLPLRLNLDGLLFPTARPLNLDKKRFVSESIVLVFVSLVGAIFIPNIWVAFEFSGATLGGLLAFVFPASITLKDPHCIATTKDKIVSVSMIILAVFANLMAIYSNLSSLLS; the protein is encoded by the exons ATGGCTTCTGAAAGCAAACAGAACGACTCCGATGAGAGAGCCCCCTTGTTACGAAAGACTCAACCTGAAGGTGAAGATGTCGTCAGGACTGAGAACTACTCTGGTGCATCTTATTATGGTTCTGTGTTCAATCTGACATGCACCATTGTCGGGTCAGGAATCATGAGCCTGCCTGCAACCCTCAAACTGTTGGGACTCATTCCGGGGATCGTGTTGATCATCCTAGTATCATTCATAATTGAGGCATCAGTTGAGTTGTTGTTGAGGTTCAGCAAGGAAGGGTCTGCAGTTTCCTATGGCGATGTCATGGCTCATGCATATGGATGGATTGGGAAGACTGTACTTCAGATCACCATTGTTATCTACAGCATTGGTACTCTCATTGTGTATATGATCATAATCG AGGATGTGCTTTCTGGATCAACCAGCTTGCATGGAGTTCACCACACCGGCATTTTGGAAGGGTGGTTTGGAGAGCATTGGTGGACTGGCCGCGCCTTCGTTCTTGTTGCTGTAACTATCATCATATTCTTGCCATTGATGTTCGTTGAGCGCATCG ATTCGGCGAAATATGTCTCTCTTATATCAGTTGGATTGGctcttgtgtttctttttgttgTGGTTGGTGTCACAGTTTACAAATTAGTGGATGGAAGCATagagaggccaaaaatgttTCCAAATGTAACAGATTCGGTGTCATTCTTCAAGATCTTCACCGCTGTTCCTGTGATTGTTTTTGCATACGTTTGCCACTACAATG TACACGCAATACAGAATGAGCTTGAAGATTCTTCCCAAATGCAAGCTGTGGTACACAGTTCACTTTCTCTTTGTGCAGTGGTCTATGTCATGACAGGACTTTTCGGGTTCCTCCTTTTCGGTGAATCAACTATCTCCGACTTACTGTCTAACTTTGACACCGATCTTGGCATTCCCTATAGCTGGTTGTTCAATGACATTATTCGCATCAGCTACGCCGCGCATGTCATACTAGTTTTCCCCATCATATTCTTACCTCTGCGGCTCAACTTGGATGGCCTCCTGTTCCCCACTGCAAGACCTCTGAATTTAGACAAGAAGAGATTTGTGTCGGAAAGTATAGTGCTTGTGTTTGTTTCCCTTGTGGGTGCTATATTCATACCCAACATTTGGGTGGCTTTCGAGTTCTCTGGAGCAACCCTTGGAGGTTTACTTGCATTTGTGTTTCCAGCTTCCATTACTCTCAA GGACCCTCATTGTATAGCAACTACCAAGGACAAGATTGTGTCAGTTTCCATGATCATTCTTGCAGTATTTGCGAACCTGATGGCTATATATAGCAATCTGAGCTCTTTGTTGtcataa
- the LOC126797363 gene encoding LOW QUALITY PROTEIN: pentatricopeptide repeat-containing protein At3g29290 (The sequence of the model RefSeq protein was modified relative to this genomic sequence to represent the inferred CDS: inserted 7 bases in 4 codons; deleted 2 bases in 1 codon; substituted 1 base at 1 genomic stop codon), whose protein sequence is MEIWIEKSKNSLAFVFISHLCVLGSLMKPSLMIISTSSGFRCRHSNHQSLYDVSRACTSMHNNLSLVSMWVPNTIRMKAKPNLVLSAQPGLVCETQEDKQCYEASLVEPILPPWGDLTIGNDKDPAHPDIEPEAAMGPEVMSRKALLKVDRVSFLEEADEETLSKRMLVLSRTNRFRSALELFTSMDLSGLVPSLHACNSLLSCLLRNGFLDNGLRVFEFMKRRKLATGXILKAVSDIGAGVYDAAVEMFREMEGESGVREGFDTIVYNTVISVCGKVNNWRETERLWREIKENGLSGTQVTYCLLVSIFVRCGEHELALDAYNEMIENKFEPGDDTMQAMIGACSKDGKWDLALNIFQSMLDIGFKPNTIAFNALINSQGEAAEVELAFKLYNIMKSIGHSPDPYTWKALLGALYRGNXHDDAIKLFENINRRQMSRLNSHLYNMALMSCSKLGLWDKXLQILWQLEASELSVSTASYNLVISACEMARKPEVALQVYEHMVHQKCPPDTFTHXIWGSFWEEVEEILNHAAPDASLYNATSQGMSFQGKTELAKKLYTNMRKIGLQPDGKTCAVMLQNLRRXKQPSRYRTSRSKHSPKRRY, encoded by the exons ATGGAGATTTGG ATTGAGAAAAG TAAAAATTCCCTAGCTTTTGTGTTTATCTCTCATCTCTGTGTTCTGGGTTCATTAATGAAACCTTCACTTATGATAATCTCAACTAGTTCTGGGTTTCGGTGTCGGCATTCTAATCATCAGTCTTTATACGATGTGAGCAGGGCATGTACAAGTATGCATAATAATCTTAGCTTGGTTTCCATGTGGGTAcccaatacaattagaatgAAAGCAAAGCCAAATTTAGTGCTTAGTGCCCAACCTGGGTTGGTTTGTGAGACACAAGAAGATAAACAATGTTATGAAGCTTCTTTGGTTGAGCCAATATTGCCTCCATGGGGAGATTTAACCATTGGCAATGACAAGGACCCGGCCCACCCGGATATCGAACCGGAGGCTGCTATGGGGCCGGAGGTGATGAGTAGGAAGGCTCTGTTGAAAGTAGATAGGGTGAGTTTTTTAGAGGAGGCGGATGAGGAGACATTGTCCAAGAGGATGTTGGTGCTTAGTAGAACTAATAGATTTCGGAGTGCGTTGGAGCTGTTTACTTCCATGGACTTATCAGGTCTTGTTCCTAGTTTACATGCTTGTAATTCACTGTTGTCTTGTCTGTTGAGAAACGGGTTTCTTGACAATGGACTGAGAGTGTTTGAGTTTATGAAGAGGAGGAAGTTAGCGACGG TGATACTCAAAGCAGTTTCGGATATCGGT GCGGGAGTTTATGACGCTGCTGTTGAAATGTTTAGGGAAATGGAAGGGGAGAGTGGAGTGAGGGAGGGTTTTGATACTATTGTCTATAACACAGTGATATCGGTTTGCGGTAAAGTGAATAATTGGCGTGAAACTGAGAGATTGTGGAGAGAGATCAAGGAGAATGGCCTTTCTGGAACCCAGGTTACGTATTGCCTCTTAGTTAGCATTTTTGTTCGGTGTGGTGAGCACGAGCTAGCTCTTGATGCTTACAATGAGATGATTGAAAATAAGTTTGAACCAGGAGATGATACAATGCAAGCTATGATTGGTGCTTGCTCGAAGGATGGAAAGTGGGATTTGGCACTAAACATATTTCAGAGTATGTTGGACATTGGATTCAAGCCAAATACAATTGCATTCAATGCATTGATAAATTCGCAAGGAGAGGCTGCAGAGGTTGAACTAGCTTTTAAATTATATAACATCATGAAATCTATTGGTCATTCGCCCGATCCGTACACATGGAAGGCGTTACTCGGCGCACTCTACAGGGGAAATTGACATGATGATGCTATTAAGCTGTTTGAGAACATCAACAGAAGACAGATGTCTCGATTGAATTCACACTTGTACAATATGGCTTTAATGTCTTGCTCAAAGCTTGGGCTATGGGATAA TCTGCAGATTTTGTGGCAATTAGAAGCTTCTGAGTTGTCAGTTTCGACAGCGTCGTATAACCTTGTAATCAGTGCTTGTGAGATGGCAAGGAAGCCTGAAGTGGCATTGCAAGTGTATGAGCACATGGTTCACCAGAAGTGCCCCCCAGACACATTTACTCA CATTTGGGGTTCTTTCTGGGAGGAAGTGGAGGAAATCCTGAAT CACGCTGCACCTGATGCATCTCTTTATAATGCTACCAGTCAAGGAATGAGCTTTCAAGGCAAGACCGAGTTAGCCAAAAAGCTTTACACGAATATGCGAAAGATTGGCCTGCAACCAGATGGGAAAACATGCGCTGTTATGCTGCAAAACTTGCGAAG GAAGCAGCCTTCCCGTTACAGAACAAGCAGGAGCAAGCATTCCCCTAAACGCCGCTACTAA